In Spinacia oleracea cultivar Varoflay chromosome 5, BTI_SOV_V1, whole genome shotgun sequence, a single window of DNA contains:
- the LOC110776642 gene encoding uncharacterized protein isoform X1 — protein MNVYLANSRTTNFFSFLSRFFGRVLLHLVSLIYSDMNNKKINLKGFSRCQSCGDNEVNYGVLSTPLLEVFSISVHPIPDLTGNLFNCEIYGSVKVTNGLGHVLVLYNRDRDNPEFIKPNETSYNRYLSLTGLKDGRVVIPYDYVIVDMCLRDRSRDDIVIAKGELNFNYKESFYTEHGAKRVVGDAGFATLHYATFPYAVVATVDVVFFSKHDDYDTIDYDPDEYSDYDSSGYVNDDADADVYGTVAAHTNFPGSSSYEDNTTISSILFNMPHNQCVRVKSRTFIELSRSMVAVPFYSNSPLQIHVDFKYNDGSRLAEGVLEFQYIYCGLIKKDVVGENGRIRVRVKWVDAYEQRYRGSDLKRSATFEKEESEMEGLVKRQRSLVDPQPSSAFSDWSKEEQEDNGWSVDPLPLVEVFSISIGSSDLKPPFKLYGNIRVECCPIFNRDESSAQICFDKIEFKYRYRFGFDALEDFGIYFKLKDVEGNLSIEGQFSWVTRLLDSWYDKRICSVVRGDHGYVAVHYTIIYDGIQAKVKVLVKRFDNTLDLPTKFYGSLVARYSNHEYSNSYDKKYYQSTLFERSLDDPVNLKKDSSLPLSKSLVCVPRMSSLIIQVDLTADDNLLPQPGFGVEVLQGSVEFNTDGSQRSKEIWGQNYWIEISVKWQTGLW, from the exons CCTAATATATTCAGATATgaacaataaaaaaattaatttgaagGGCTTCTCGAGATGTCAAAGTTGTGGCGACAACGAGGTTAACTATGGTGTATTATCCACTCCCTTACTCGAGGTATTCTCAATTAGTGTACATCCCATTCCCGACCTCACAGGCAACTTGTTTAATTGTGAAATCTATGGCTCGGTTAAGGTCACTAATGGATTAGGTCATGTACTTGTTCTTTACAACCGAGATCGTGACAATCCAGAGTTTATCAAGCCCAATGAAACAAGTTACAATCGTTATTTGTCGTTAACTGGACTTAAGGATGGCCGTGTTGTTATACCCTATGATTATGTCATTGTGGATATGTGCTTGAGGGACAGGTCTCGAGATGACATTGTAATTGCCAAAGGGGAGTTGAATTTCAATTACAAAGAATCCTTTTACACAGAACATGGTGCCAAACGTGTTGTAGGTGACGCTGGATTTGCGACTTTGCATTATGCCACTTTCCCTTATGCGGTGGTAGCTACTGTGGATGTGGTATTTTTCAGCAAACATGATGATTATGACACAATAGACTATGATCCGGATGAATATTCTGATTATGATAGTAGTGGATATGTAAATGATGACGCCGATGCTGATGTTTATGGGACTGTTGCTGCACATACCAATTTCCCTGGAAGTAGCTCCTACGAAGATAATACTACTATTTCAAGCATACTTTTCAATATGCCACATAATCAATGTGTACGGGTCAAATCTAGGACTTTTATCGAGTTGTCGAGATCTATGGTGGCTGTGCCCTTTTATTCGAATTCTCCCCTTCAAATCCATGTAGATTTCAAGTATAATGATGGAAGCAGGCTAGCTGAGGGTGTCTTAGAATTTCAATATATATATTGTGGCCTGATTAAGAAGGATGTTGTGGGAGAAAATGGGCGTATCCGAGTGCGAGTGAAATGGGTTGATGCATATGAGCAACGTTACAGGGGAAGTGATCTAAAACGGAGTGCAACCTTTGAGAAAGAAGAGAGCGAGATGGAGGGGCTGGTTAAAAGGCAGCGg AGTCTTGTTGATCCACAACCCTCTTCGGCCTTTAGTGATTG GTCGAAAGAAGAACAAGAGGACAATGGCTGGTCCGTAGATCCATTGCCGCTAGTGGAGGTGTTTTCAATTAGCATTGGTAGCAGTGACTTGAAACCTCCCTTTAAGCTGTATGGCAATATTAGAGTGGAATGTTGTCCTATATTCAATAGAGATGAGAGTTCCGCTCAGATATGTTTTGACAAGATAGAGTTCAAGTATCGCTATCGTTTTGGTTTTGATGCCTTAGAGGATTTTGGGATTTATTTTAAGCTCAAGGATGTTGAGGGTAATCTATCTATCGAAGGACAATTTTCGTGGGTAACCCGTTTGCTTGACTCGTGGTATGACAAGCGCATATGTTCTGTTGTACGAGGGGATCATGGATATGTAGCTGTGCATTACACAATTATTTATGATGGAATACAGGCAAAAGTAAAGGTGTTGGTCAAAAGGTTTGATAACACTTTGGACTTACCCACCAAGTTTTATGGAAGTCTTGTTGCTCGGTATAGCAACCATGAGTACTCAAACTCCTATGACAAGAAATACTATCAGAGTACACTTTTTGAGAGAAGTTTAGATGATCCTGTTAACCTTAAAAAGGATAGTTCATTGCCACTGTCAAAATCTCTGGTTTGTGTTCCAAGAATGTCTTCCCTAATAATCCAAGTAGACTTAACAGCTGATGACAACTTACTTCCACAGCCAGGTTTTGGTGTTGAGGTTTTGCAGGGCAGCGTGGAGTTTAATACGGATGGTAGTCAACGTTCTAAGGAGATTTGGGGACAAAACTACTGGATCGAGATATCGGTTAAGTGGCAAACGGGGTTGTGGTAG
- the LOC110776642 gene encoding uncharacterized protein isoform X2, with product MNNKKINLKGFSRCQSCGDNEVNYGVLSTPLLEVFSISVHPIPDLTGNLFNCEIYGSVKVTNGLGHVLVLYNRDRDNPEFIKPNETSYNRYLSLTGLKDGRVVIPYDYVIVDMCLRDRSRDDIVIAKGELNFNYKESFYTEHGAKRVVGDAGFATLHYATFPYAVVATVDVVFFSKHDDYDTIDYDPDEYSDYDSSGYVNDDADADVYGTVAAHTNFPGSSSYEDNTTISSILFNMPHNQCVRVKSRTFIELSRSMVAVPFYSNSPLQIHVDFKYNDGSRLAEGVLEFQYIYCGLIKKDVVGENGRIRVRVKWVDAYEQRYRGSDLKRSATFEKEESEMEGLVKRQRSLVDPQPSSAFSDWSKEEQEDNGWSVDPLPLVEVFSISIGSSDLKPPFKLYGNIRVECCPIFNRDESSAQICFDKIEFKYRYRFGFDALEDFGIYFKLKDVEGNLSIEGQFSWVTRLLDSWYDKRICSVVRGDHGYVAVHYTIIYDGIQAKVKVLVKRFDNTLDLPTKFYGSLVARYSNHEYSNSYDKKYYQSTLFERSLDDPVNLKKDSSLPLSKSLVCVPRMSSLIIQVDLTADDNLLPQPGFGVEVLQGSVEFNTDGSQRSKEIWGQNYWIEISVKWQTGLW from the exons ATgaacaataaaaaaattaatttgaagGGCTTCTCGAGATGTCAAAGTTGTGGCGACAACGAGGTTAACTATGGTGTATTATCCACTCCCTTACTCGAGGTATTCTCAATTAGTGTACATCCCATTCCCGACCTCACAGGCAACTTGTTTAATTGTGAAATCTATGGCTCGGTTAAGGTCACTAATGGATTAGGTCATGTACTTGTTCTTTACAACCGAGATCGTGACAATCCAGAGTTTATCAAGCCCAATGAAACAAGTTACAATCGTTATTTGTCGTTAACTGGACTTAAGGATGGCCGTGTTGTTATACCCTATGATTATGTCATTGTGGATATGTGCTTGAGGGACAGGTCTCGAGATGACATTGTAATTGCCAAAGGGGAGTTGAATTTCAATTACAAAGAATCCTTTTACACAGAACATGGTGCCAAACGTGTTGTAGGTGACGCTGGATTTGCGACTTTGCATTATGCCACTTTCCCTTATGCGGTGGTAGCTACTGTGGATGTGGTATTTTTCAGCAAACATGATGATTATGACACAATAGACTATGATCCGGATGAATATTCTGATTATGATAGTAGTGGATATGTAAATGATGACGCCGATGCTGATGTTTATGGGACTGTTGCTGCACATACCAATTTCCCTGGAAGTAGCTCCTACGAAGATAATACTACTATTTCAAGCATACTTTTCAATATGCCACATAATCAATGTGTACGGGTCAAATCTAGGACTTTTATCGAGTTGTCGAGATCTATGGTGGCTGTGCCCTTTTATTCGAATTCTCCCCTTCAAATCCATGTAGATTTCAAGTATAATGATGGAAGCAGGCTAGCTGAGGGTGTCTTAGAATTTCAATATATATATTGTGGCCTGATTAAGAAGGATGTTGTGGGAGAAAATGGGCGTATCCGAGTGCGAGTGAAATGGGTTGATGCATATGAGCAACGTTACAGGGGAAGTGATCTAAAACGGAGTGCAACCTTTGAGAAAGAAGAGAGCGAGATGGAGGGGCTGGTTAAAAGGCAGCGg AGTCTTGTTGATCCACAACCCTCTTCGGCCTTTAGTGATTG GTCGAAAGAAGAACAAGAGGACAATGGCTGGTCCGTAGATCCATTGCCGCTAGTGGAGGTGTTTTCAATTAGCATTGGTAGCAGTGACTTGAAACCTCCCTTTAAGCTGTATGGCAATATTAGAGTGGAATGTTGTCCTATATTCAATAGAGATGAGAGTTCCGCTCAGATATGTTTTGACAAGATAGAGTTCAAGTATCGCTATCGTTTTGGTTTTGATGCCTTAGAGGATTTTGGGATTTATTTTAAGCTCAAGGATGTTGAGGGTAATCTATCTATCGAAGGACAATTTTCGTGGGTAACCCGTTTGCTTGACTCGTGGTATGACAAGCGCATATGTTCTGTTGTACGAGGGGATCATGGATATGTAGCTGTGCATTACACAATTATTTATGATGGAATACAGGCAAAAGTAAAGGTGTTGGTCAAAAGGTTTGATAACACTTTGGACTTACCCACCAAGTTTTATGGAAGTCTTGTTGCTCGGTATAGCAACCATGAGTACTCAAACTCCTATGACAAGAAATACTATCAGAGTACACTTTTTGAGAGAAGTTTAGATGATCCTGTTAACCTTAAAAAGGATAGTTCATTGCCACTGTCAAAATCTCTGGTTTGTGTTCCAAGAATGTCTTCCCTAATAATCCAAGTAGACTTAACAGCTGATGACAACTTACTTCCACAGCCAGGTTTTGGTGTTGAGGTTTTGCAGGGCAGCGTGGAGTTTAATACGGATGGTAGTCAACGTTCTAAGGAGATTTGGGGACAAAACTACTGGATCGAGATATCGGTTAAGTGGCAAACGGGGTTGTGGTAG
- the LOC110776642 gene encoding uncharacterized protein isoform X3 codes for MCLRDRSRDDIVIAKGELNFNYKESFYTEHGAKRVVGDAGFATLHYATFPYAVVATVDVVFFSKHDDYDTIDYDPDEYSDYDSSGYVNDDADADVYGTVAAHTNFPGSSSYEDNTTISSILFNMPHNQCVRVKSRTFIELSRSMVAVPFYSNSPLQIHVDFKYNDGSRLAEGVLEFQYIYCGLIKKDVVGENGRIRVRVKWVDAYEQRYRGSDLKRSATFEKEESEMEGLVKRQRSLVDPQPSSAFSDWSKEEQEDNGWSVDPLPLVEVFSISIGSSDLKPPFKLYGNIRVECCPIFNRDESSAQICFDKIEFKYRYRFGFDALEDFGIYFKLKDVEGNLSIEGQFSWVTRLLDSWYDKRICSVVRGDHGYVAVHYTIIYDGIQAKVKVLVKRFDNTLDLPTKFYGSLVARYSNHEYSNSYDKKYYQSTLFERSLDDPVNLKKDSSLPLSKSLVCVPRMSSLIIQVDLTADDNLLPQPGFGVEVLQGSVEFNTDGSQRSKEIWGQNYWIEISVKWQTGLW; via the exons ATGTGCTTGAGGGACAGGTCTCGAGATGACATTGTAATTGCCAAAGGGGAGTTGAATTTCAATTACAAAGAATCCTTTTACACAGAACATGGTGCCAAACGTGTTGTAGGTGACGCTGGATTTGCGACTTTGCATTATGCCACTTTCCCTTATGCGGTGGTAGCTACTGTGGATGTGGTATTTTTCAGCAAACATGATGATTATGACACAATAGACTATGATCCGGATGAATATTCTGATTATGATAGTAGTGGATATGTAAATGATGACGCCGATGCTGATGTTTATGGGACTGTTGCTGCACATACCAATTTCCCTGGAAGTAGCTCCTACGAAGATAATACTACTATTTCAAGCATACTTTTCAATATGCCACATAATCAATGTGTACGGGTCAAATCTAGGACTTTTATCGAGTTGTCGAGATCTATGGTGGCTGTGCCCTTTTATTCGAATTCTCCCCTTCAAATCCATGTAGATTTCAAGTATAATGATGGAAGCAGGCTAGCTGAGGGTGTCTTAGAATTTCAATATATATATTGTGGCCTGATTAAGAAGGATGTTGTGGGAGAAAATGGGCGTATCCGAGTGCGAGTGAAATGGGTTGATGCATATGAGCAACGTTACAGGGGAAGTGATCTAAAACGGAGTGCAACCTTTGAGAAAGAAGAGAGCGAGATGGAGGGGCTGGTTAAAAGGCAGCGg AGTCTTGTTGATCCACAACCCTCTTCGGCCTTTAGTGATTG GTCGAAAGAAGAACAAGAGGACAATGGCTGGTCCGTAGATCCATTGCCGCTAGTGGAGGTGTTTTCAATTAGCATTGGTAGCAGTGACTTGAAACCTCCCTTTAAGCTGTATGGCAATATTAGAGTGGAATGTTGTCCTATATTCAATAGAGATGAGAGTTCCGCTCAGATATGTTTTGACAAGATAGAGTTCAAGTATCGCTATCGTTTTGGTTTTGATGCCTTAGAGGATTTTGGGATTTATTTTAAGCTCAAGGATGTTGAGGGTAATCTATCTATCGAAGGACAATTTTCGTGGGTAACCCGTTTGCTTGACTCGTGGTATGACAAGCGCATATGTTCTGTTGTACGAGGGGATCATGGATATGTAGCTGTGCATTACACAATTATTTATGATGGAATACAGGCAAAAGTAAAGGTGTTGGTCAAAAGGTTTGATAACACTTTGGACTTACCCACCAAGTTTTATGGAAGTCTTGTTGCTCGGTATAGCAACCATGAGTACTCAAACTCCTATGACAAGAAATACTATCAGAGTACACTTTTTGAGAGAAGTTTAGATGATCCTGTTAACCTTAAAAAGGATAGTTCATTGCCACTGTCAAAATCTCTGGTTTGTGTTCCAAGAATGTCTTCCCTAATAATCCAAGTAGACTTAACAGCTGATGACAACTTACTTCCACAGCCAGGTTTTGGTGTTGAGGTTTTGCAGGGCAGCGTGGAGTTTAATACGGATGGTAGTCAACGTTCTAAGGAGATTTGGGGACAAAACTACTGGATCGAGATATCGGTTAAGTGGCAAACGGGGTTGTGGTAG